One window from the genome of Echinicola vietnamensis DSM 17526 encodes:
- the polA gene encoding DNA polymerase I, whose protein sequence is MPSSNKKKLFLLDAMALIYRAHFAFSKNPRINSKGLNTGIMLGFTNTLLEVIEKQSPSHIAVAFDTAAPTFRHEQFEAYKANRQEQPEDITVGIPWVKQIVDGFNIPILELDGYEADDIIGTIAKKAEYKDFEVYMMTPDKDYGQLVEEHIFLYKPAFMGNAVDVMGPKEVCAKWEIEDPDQVRDILGLMGDAVDNIPGIPGIGEKTAKKLLKAYGTIEGLLEHVGDLKGKQKENVENFGQQGLLSKSLATIKQDVPIEFNPEDLTYDGPDEEKLKALFAEMEFRTLTQRVFGEKMKKPAVKVNEQLGLFTGPAEDAEEEEVEEANPIPVPDQLATVTSMVHAYHKVEGLAAIKELVEYLEIQDEFCFDTETTDLDPNKAELVGLSFAYVPGEAFYIPVPADQEETKKLLEPLRGVFEDESITKIGQNIKYDALVLKNYGIALKGKLYDTMLAHYLIEPEGKHNMDWLAEHYLQYRPVSIETLIGKKGKSQGNMRDADVDKVVEYASEDADITLQLAQKLNPDLKERGLEKLFYEVETPLIPVLTAMEYEGVKIDKESLAELSTALEKDITEIEARVYDLAGVKFNLASPKQLGEVLFVKMELDPKAKKTKTGQYATGEEVLSKLAPKHEIARAILDYRELVKLKNTYVDTLPTLINPKTDRIHTTYNQVVAATGRLSSINPNLQNIPIRTERGREIRKAFVPRDEAHVILAADYSQIELRIMAAFSKDESMMEAFREGRDIHSTTAAKIFQVPLEEVTSEMRRKAKTANFGIIYGISAFGLSQRLNIPRGEAKEIIDAYFKEFPAVSQYMNDCIEKARKNEYVETILGRRRYLRDINSRNATMRGYSERNAINAPIQGSAADMIKVAMIHVHQWMLEKQLKSKMILQVHDELVFDAHKDEVDLLKKEIPKLMTKALEIEVPMQVEVGVGKDWLEAH, encoded by the coding sequence ATGCCCAGTTCCAACAAGAAAAAACTCTTTCTCTTAGACGCCATGGCCCTGATCTATCGGGCCCACTTTGCTTTTAGCAAAAACCCCCGGATCAATTCCAAAGGACTGAATACCGGAATCATGCTTGGTTTTACCAATACCCTTTTGGAAGTAATTGAGAAGCAATCGCCCAGTCATATTGCCGTCGCTTTTGATACGGCTGCCCCTACTTTTCGACATGAGCAGTTTGAAGCGTACAAGGCAAACAGGCAGGAGCAACCGGAAGATATTACGGTGGGCATTCCATGGGTAAAGCAAATTGTGGATGGGTTTAACATTCCGATCTTGGAACTGGATGGCTACGAGGCCGATGATATTATCGGAACGATAGCCAAAAAGGCAGAGTATAAGGATTTTGAGGTATACATGATGACGCCCGACAAGGATTATGGGCAATTGGTAGAAGAGCATATTTTCCTTTATAAGCCTGCTTTTATGGGAAATGCAGTGGACGTCATGGGGCCGAAGGAGGTTTGTGCCAAGTGGGAGATAGAAGATCCCGATCAGGTAAGGGATATCTTGGGCCTCATGGGTGATGCTGTGGATAACATTCCCGGCATTCCCGGGATTGGTGAAAAAACTGCCAAAAAACTCCTGAAGGCCTATGGTACCATCGAAGGATTGCTGGAGCATGTGGGTGACTTGAAGGGCAAGCAAAAGGAAAATGTGGAAAACTTTGGCCAGCAAGGGCTGCTTTCCAAATCCCTGGCCACGATCAAACAAGATGTGCCCATTGAGTTTAATCCTGAAGATTTGACCTATGATGGCCCTGATGAAGAAAAGCTCAAAGCGCTATTTGCAGAAATGGAATTCAGGACATTGACGCAGCGGGTTTTTGGAGAGAAAATGAAAAAGCCTGCCGTCAAAGTGAATGAGCAATTGGGACTTTTTACGGGACCTGCTGAAGATGCGGAGGAGGAAGAAGTGGAGGAAGCCAATCCTATTCCAGTGCCGGATCAGTTGGCCACAGTGACTTCCATGGTGCATGCATATCATAAGGTGGAAGGGTTGGCCGCCATCAAGGAATTGGTCGAGTACTTGGAAATCCAGGATGAATTTTGCTTTGACACTGAAACCACCGATCTCGATCCCAACAAAGCTGAGTTGGTGGGCTTGTCGTTTGCCTATGTGCCGGGAGAGGCGTTCTATATTCCGGTGCCGGCTGATCAGGAGGAAACCAAAAAGCTATTGGAGCCATTGCGAGGGGTTTTTGAAGATGAAAGCATCACCAAAATTGGCCAAAATATCAAATACGATGCGTTGGTGCTTAAAAACTACGGGATAGCGCTGAAGGGTAAACTTTATGATACCATGCTGGCACATTACCTGATCGAGCCAGAGGGAAAGCACAACATGGATTGGCTGGCGGAGCATTATTTGCAGTACCGGCCCGTATCCATCGAAACCCTGATTGGCAAGAAGGGAAAATCCCAGGGAAACATGCGTGATGCCGATGTGGATAAAGTGGTCGAATATGCCTCAGAAGATGCTGACATCACCTTGCAGCTGGCACAAAAGCTAAATCCAGATTTGAAAGAGCGGGGTTTGGAAAAGCTATTCTATGAAGTGGAAACGCCTTTGATTCCTGTGCTGACGGCGATGGAGTATGAGGGTGTCAAGATTGATAAGGAAAGTTTGGCGGAGTTATCCACAGCCCTTGAGAAAGATATTACGGAGATCGAAGCCCGTGTTTATGATTTGGCAGGAGTGAAATTTAACTTGGCTTCTCCGAAGCAATTGGGAGAGGTGCTCTTTGTGAAAATGGAGCTTGATCCAAAAGCCAAGAAGACCAAGACTGGCCAATATGCTACCGGTGAAGAGGTGCTGTCCAAGCTTGCACCCAAGCATGAAATAGCACGGGCCATTTTGGATTATCGGGAGTTGGTAAAGCTAAAGAACACGTATGTGGATACCTTGCCCACTTTGATCAATCCTAAAACTGATCGCATTCATACTACTTATAATCAGGTAGTTGCTGCTACGGGCAGGCTATCGTCTATCAATCCCAACTTACAGAATATCCCCATTAGGACGGAGCGAGGTAGGGAAATCAGAAAGGCTTTTGTGCCGCGTGATGAAGCGCATGTGATTTTAGCGGCGGATTACAGTCAGATCGAATTGCGTATTATGGCGGCTTTTTCCAAGGATGAGTCCATGATGGAAGCATTTAGGGAAGGAAGAGATATCCACAGTACCACGGCTGCCAAGATCTTCCAGGTTCCCCTGGAAGAAGTGACCAGTGAAATGCGGCGAAAGGCCAAGACGGCCAACTTCGGCATCATTTACGGCATTTCTGCTTTTGGCCTGTCGCAGCGGCTTAACATCCCACGGGGAGAGGCCAAGGAGATAATAGATGCCTATTTCAAGGAATTCCCCGCCGTGAGCCAGTACATGAATGACTGCATAGAAAAGGCACGTAAAAATGAATACGTGGAAACCATCCTTGGCCGACGCCGTTACCTTCGGGATATCAACAGCCGAAATGCTACCATGCGCGGCTACTCTGAGCGAAATGCAATCAATGCTCCCATCCAAGGAAGTGCTGCCGATATGATCAAAGTGGCCATGATCCATGTGCATCAATGGATGCTTGAGAAGCAATTGAAGTCCAAGATGATCCTTCAGGTGCATGATGAATTGGTTTTTGATGCCCATAAGGATGAAGTGGACCTGTTGAAAAAGGAAATTCCAAAACTCATGACCAAGGCATTGGAGATCGAAGTACCCATGCAGGTGGAAGTAGGTGTAGGAAAAGATTGGCTGGAAGCCCACTAG
- a CDS encoding M48 family metallopeptidase yields MVKKVYLQGFAVLGSFLLGWFMLAQVDWLSLFNWESSSDQLEEKLGEELWKVYSREADEVTNDTLVLAMDSILTAVYEANQLDVENIKLRILDKDEVNAFAMPDGYLVLYTGLIRNVDKQEELTGVICHEIAHIEENHVMKKLAKEVGISMLVSLTTGSSGAGVAEVAKLLSSSAFDRDQERAADLKAAEYMENAQIDPEHLANFLFKMSLDDHEALSYLTWISTHPDSEARATTIVDNYQKNESERVNKPVLSDKTWQQIQQLLNHLKAK; encoded by the coding sequence ATGGTGAAAAAGGTATACCTCCAAGGATTTGCGGTGCTGGGATCGTTTTTGTTGGGCTGGTTTATGTTGGCTCAAGTAGATTGGCTTTCCCTTTTCAATTGGGAATCTTCCAGTGATCAGCTGGAGGAAAAGCTGGGTGAAGAGCTGTGGAAAGTATATTCCCGCGAGGCCGACGAAGTCACCAATGATACCTTGGTATTGGCCATGGACAGTATCCTTACCGCCGTCTACGAAGCCAATCAACTCGATGTGGAAAACATCAAATTGCGGATCCTGGACAAGGATGAGGTAAATGCATTTGCCATGCCCGATGGATATTTGGTGCTTTACACGGGGCTGATCAGGAATGTGGATAAGCAAGAAGAGCTTACAGGCGTCATTTGCCATGAAATAGCACATATCGAAGAAAACCACGTCATGAAAAAGCTGGCCAAAGAGGTGGGGATATCCATGTTGGTATCACTAACTACGGGCAGCTCTGGTGCTGGCGTAGCAGAGGTGGCAAAATTACTTTCTTCTAGCGCCTTTGATCGGGATCAGGAGCGAGCGGCGGACCTTAAAGCTGCCGAATACATGGAGAATGCCCAGATTGACCCAGAGCACTTGGCCAATTTTCTTTTTAAAATGTCCTTGGACGACCATGAAGCGCTAAGCTATCTTACGTGGATAAGTACCCATCCTGATAGCGAAGCGCGTGCTACAACTATTGTGGATAACTATCAAAAAAACGAATCAGAAAGGGTAAATAAGCCAGTACTGAGTGATAAGACTTGGCAACAAATACAGCAACTTTTGAACCACCTAAAGGCAAAATAA
- a CDS encoding DUF4870 domain-containing protein — protein sequence MIHVRTFEYKPSEHEAEKASNSYLMSLVALIAGLPLPIINLLATLIFYLGNRKGTYFVRWHCTQALISQFTLFVINTVGFWWTLSLIFKDTELSNTYVAYIIMVLVANLTEFIATIYSAIQIRKGIHIEWWFYGLLTNQICKESW from the coding sequence ATGATACATGTCCGTACATTTGAGTACAAGCCCAGCGAGCACGAAGCAGAAAAAGCTTCCAATAGCTACCTGATGTCGTTGGTGGCTTTGATTGCGGGATTACCATTGCCCATAATCAATTTACTGGCCACCCTGATCTTTTATTTGGGCAACCGCAAAGGAACCTATTTTGTGCGTTGGCACTGTACACAAGCCTTGATTTCACAGTTTACCCTATTTGTTATCAACACCGTTGGTTTTTGGTGGACCCTTTCGTTGATTTTCAAAGACACGGAATTGAGCAACACCTATGTCGCCTATATCATAATGGTTTTAGTGGCCAACTTGACGGAATTTATCGCCACGATATACAGTGCGATCCAAATCAGGAAGGGCATTCACATCGAATGGTGGTTTTATGGATTGCTCACGAATCAAATTTGCAAGGAGTCATGGTGA
- a CDS encoding DUF2752 domain-containing protein, translating to MKLDPLIVSRNKLYTILSIGFGMGYGWLVYQLHAAMSHSHGPTLCLIKNVTGIPCPSCGITRAVMAIIHGDMNGAFYSNPLGFLVAVGLAVGPVWLLMDLLLKKDSLWISYQRFEIWLRNPVRAIPLGMLVLINWCWNIYKGL from the coding sequence ATGAAATTGGATCCACTGATCGTGAGCAGGAATAAACTCTATACCATTCTATCGATCGGCTTTGGAATGGGCTATGGATGGTTGGTTTACCAGCTCCATGCAGCGATGAGCCACAGTCATGGCCCTACCTTATGCCTGATCAAAAATGTCACGGGTATCCCGTGTCCTTCGTGTGGCATCACCCGAGCGGTAATGGCCATCATACACGGAGACATGAATGGTGCATTTTACAGTAATCCATTGGGTTTTTTGGTGGCAGTGGGATTGGCGGTTGGTCCGGTTTGGTTGTTAATGGACCTATTGCTGAAGAAAGATTCACTGTGGATAAGTTATCAGCGGTTTGAAATCTGGCTCAGAAACCCCGTCAGGGCCATACCCTTGGGTATGTTGGTGTTGATCAATTGGTGTTGGAATATCTATAAAGGATTATGA
- a CDS encoding TM2 domain-containing protein: protein MEVAKVDLFMMMNSKYFEAHHLPFIRERLHLLDDPAWEGIQTLQFYDPNSVQVISLVGGQLGIDRFMVGDTGLGILKLLTCGGFAIWSIIDWFMIPGVAREKNGMKLKETLAALHRTAPTTNEIGSTDREQE, encoded by the coding sequence ATGGAAGTAGCTAAAGTAGACCTTTTTATGATGATGAACAGTAAGTATTTTGAAGCGCATCATCTTCCTTTTATCCGCGAACGCTTGCACCTGCTGGATGATCCCGCTTGGGAAGGCATTCAGACCCTGCAGTTTTACGATCCCAATTCGGTGCAAGTCATTTCCCTTGTGGGCGGACAATTGGGAATCGATCGCTTTATGGTGGGCGATACGGGACTTGGCATCCTTAAATTGCTTACCTGTGGTGGCTTTGCGATCTGGTCCATCATCGATTGGTTTATGATTCCAGGAGTAGCAAGGGAAAAAAATGGGATGAAGCTGAAAGAAACCCTGGCTGCATTGCACCGCACAGCGCCAACCACAAATGAAATTGGATCCACTGATCGTGAGCAGGAATAA
- a CDS encoding YdeI/OmpD-associated family protein, with the protein MPDFHPSHDERIDAYIHTSQQFAEPILRHCRALVHQACPEVEETIKWGMPHFMLNGEILCSMAAFKAHCAFVFWKAALMKDPALQQNAAEETAMGHLGKITHLKDLPSDEKMLAYLHEAVEINKKGIPLPKKSPASKKALTVPDDLKAALEQNPASLNTFEQFSYTHQKEYIEWITEAKTSATRTKRLHTAIAYMEAGKPRNWKYMKEWKNK; encoded by the coding sequence ATGCCAGACTTCCATCCTTCTCACGATGAGCGTATAGATGCTTATATTCATACATCCCAGCAGTTTGCTGAGCCCATTTTACGGCATTGCAGGGCCTTGGTCCACCAAGCCTGTCCAGAAGTGGAAGAAACCATCAAATGGGGCATGCCTCATTTCATGCTAAATGGCGAAATTCTATGTAGCATGGCCGCCTTTAAGGCCCACTGTGCATTCGTATTTTGGAAAGCTGCGCTGATGAAGGATCCTGCCTTGCAGCAAAATGCTGCCGAAGAAACGGCCATGGGGCATTTGGGGAAAATCACCCATTTAAAAGACCTGCCTTCTGATGAAAAAATGCTGGCTTACCTCCATGAAGCAGTGGAGATCAATAAAAAAGGAATTCCACTTCCCAAAAAGAGCCCTGCCTCCAAAAAAGCCCTCACCGTTCCGGACGACCTCAAAGCAGCCCTTGAACAAAACCCTGCTTCGCTGAATACTTTTGAACAATTCAGTTACACGCATCAAAAAGAATACATCGAATGGATAACCGAAGCCAAAACCAGCGCGACAAGAACCAAACGCCTCCATACGGCCATTGCCTACATGGAAGCGGGAAAACCACGCAATTGGAAATATATGAAGGAATGGAAAAATAAATAG